In a single window of the Pandoraea pulmonicola genome:
- a CDS encoding cupin domain-containing protein, translating to MMQATQGAAVRASEQDETRRMYEEIGNAHLFPFWARSSDVEHDEIKQLMQGQRAVPYLWRYKEVLEPLLQQSARLISTADSDRRSLILTNPGLKPRRATVTTLYTAYRLNDPNEVMPPHRHTASAIRLGLTGAQNFTGVEGEDVVFGPGDMVLTPRDTWHNHGNVGDEPAINLSVLDYPLVETLNALSFDHDYTEGGAVMRKQSARFPADYSAITYGAGGLMPRFVDHRRGANGSSPMFIYRYEAVRELLEKHREWAENPYEGLRIEYVDPLRGGPVYKTMTFFMQMLRPGERTLPMKQTASLLVSPLEGAVRAVLDDETFETRQFDTLAVPGGTWAEYENTSATQPAIVFIASDEPALRAFGLLQRWGKTAGGDIMLLD from the coding sequence ATGATGCAAGCCACGCAGGGAGCCGCCGTTCGCGCCAGCGAACAAGACGAGACGCGGCGGATGTACGAGGAAATCGGCAACGCGCACCTGTTCCCGTTCTGGGCCAGAAGCTCGGATGTCGAGCACGACGAAATCAAGCAATTGATGCAGGGCCAGCGCGCCGTGCCGTACCTCTGGCGCTACAAGGAAGTGCTCGAGCCGCTGCTGCAGCAATCGGCCCGTCTCATCTCCACCGCGGACTCCGATCGCCGCTCGCTGATCCTGACCAACCCGGGACTCAAGCCCAGACGCGCGACGGTGACCACCCTGTACACCGCCTACCGCCTGAACGATCCCAACGAGGTCATGCCGCCGCATCGTCACACGGCGAGCGCGATCCGGCTCGGGCTGACCGGTGCGCAGAACTTCACCGGCGTGGAAGGCGAAGATGTCGTGTTCGGTCCGGGCGACATGGTGCTCACGCCTCGCGACACCTGGCACAACCACGGCAACGTGGGCGACGAGCCCGCCATCAATCTGTCGGTGCTCGACTACCCGCTCGTCGAAACGCTCAATGCGCTGTCGTTCGACCACGACTACACCGAAGGCGGCGCCGTCATGCGCAAGCAGTCCGCGCGCTTTCCGGCCGACTACTCCGCGATCACCTACGGCGCGGGTGGTCTCATGCCGCGCTTCGTCGATCATCGGCGCGGCGCCAACGGCTCGTCGCCGATGTTCATCTACCGCTACGAAGCCGTGCGCGAACTGCTGGAGAAGCATCGCGAATGGGCGGAGAACCCTTACGAGGGACTGCGCATCGAGTATGTCGATCCGCTGCGCGGTGGCCCCGTCTACAAGACGATGACGTTCTTCATGCAGATGCTGCGCCCCGGCGAGCGCACGCTGCCGATGAAGCAGACCGCGAGCCTGCTGGTCTCGCCGCTGGAGGGCGCGGTGCGCGCCGTCCTCGACGACGAGACCTTCGAGACCCGGCAGTTCGATACGCTCGCCGTACCCGGCGGCACGTGGGCCGAATACGAGAACACCAGCGCCACGCAGCCGGCCATCGTATTCATCGCGAGCGATGAGCCGGCGCTTCGCGCGTTCGGATTGCTGCAGCGCTGGGGCAAGACGGCCGGCGGTGACATCATGCTTCTCGACTAA